A region from the Citrobacter koseri ATCC BAA-895 genome encodes:
- the ybtT gene encoding yersiniabactin biosynthesis thioesterase YbtT encodes MTQSAMCIPLWPARNGNTAHLVMCPFAGGSSSAFRHWRDNQMANSALSLVTWPGRDRLRHLEPLRSITQLAALLANELEASVSPDTPLLLAGHSMGAQVAFETCRLLEQRGHAPQGLIISGCHAPHLHSERQLSHRDDADFIAELIDIGGCSPELRENQELMSLFLPLLRADFYATESYHYDSPDVCPPLRTPALLLCGSHDREASWQQVDAWRQWLSHVTDPVVIDGDHFYPIQQARSFFTQIVRHFPHAFSAMTALQKQPSTSER; translated from the coding sequence GTGACGCAATCTGCAATGTGCATCCCGCTGTGGCCCGCCCGGAACGGCAATACTGCGCATCTGGTCATGTGCCCTTTCGCTGGCGGCAGCAGTAGCGCGTTTCGCCACTGGCGAGACAATCAAATGGCGAACAGCGCGCTTTCTCTGGTGACCTGGCCGGGGCGCGATCGCCTTCGCCATCTGGAACCGCTCAGAAGCATTACACAACTGGCGGCACTGCTGGCGAACGAACTGGAAGCGTCCGTATCGCCTGACACGCCGCTTTTACTCGCCGGGCACAGCATGGGAGCGCAGGTGGCGTTTGAAACCTGCCGACTTCTGGAGCAACGGGGGCATGCGCCGCAAGGACTGATTATTTCCGGGTGCCATGCCCCGCATCTGCATTCTGAACGCCAGCTCAGCCATCGCGATGATGCCGACTTTATCGCTGAACTGATAGACATTGGCGGATGTTCTCCTGAACTGCGGGAAAACCAGGAATTAATGTCGCTGTTTCTTCCTCTTCTGCGCGCTGATTTTTACGCCACCGAGAGCTATCACTACGACTCGCCCGACGTCTGTCCGCCGCTGCGCACGCCAGCGCTGTTATTGTGCGGCAGCCACGATCGCGAAGCCTCCTGGCAGCAGGTTGATGCCTGGCGTCAGTGGCTGAGCCACGTTACAGACCCGGTGGTGATTGACGGCGATCATTTCTATCCCATTCAACAAGCCCGGTCCTTTTTTACGCAGATTGTCCGCCATTTTCCCCACGCATTTTCTGCAATGACCGCGTTGCAAAAACAGCCCAGCACTTCAGAAAGGTGA
- the ybtU gene encoding yersiniabactin biosynthesis oxidoreductase YbtU: MMPSASPKQRVLIVGAKFGEMYLNAFMQPPEGLELVGLLAQGSARSRELAHAFGIPLYTSPEQITGMPDIACIVVRSTVAGGTGTQLARHFLARGVHVIQEHPLHPDDISSLQTLAQEQGCCYWVNTFYPHTRAGRTWLRDAQQLRRCLAKTPPVVHATTSRQLLYSTLDLLLLALGVDAAAVECDVVGSFSDFHCLRLFWPEGEACLLLQRYLDPDDPDMHSLIMHRLLLGWPEGHLSLEASYGPVIWSSSLFVADHQENAHSLYRRPEILRDPPGLTRSAAPLSWRDCCETVGPEGVNWLLHQLRSHLAGEHPPAACQSVHQIALSRLWQQILRKTGNAEIRRLTPPHHDRLAGFYNDDDKEAL, translated from the coding sequence ATGATGCCGTCCGCCTCCCCAAAACAACGCGTACTGATTGTGGGCGCCAAATTTGGCGAAATGTACCTGAATGCCTTTATGCAGCCCCCGGAGGGGCTGGAACTGGTCGGCCTGCTGGCGCAGGGAAGCGCCCGCTCAAGAGAGCTGGCCCACGCGTTTGGCATTCCGCTGTATACCTCGCCGGAACAGATAACCGGGATGCCGGATATCGCCTGTATTGTCGTGCGTTCGACCGTCGCCGGAGGAACCGGTACGCAGCTTGCCAGACACTTTCTGGCGCGCGGCGTACACGTTATTCAGGAGCATCCCCTCCACCCGGATGACATCAGTTCCTTACAAACGCTGGCGCAGGAACAGGGCTGCTGCTATTGGGTAAACACGTTTTATCCGCATACGCGCGCGGGACGCACATGGCTTCGCGATGCGCAGCAGCTGCGTCGCTGCCTGGCTAAGACGCCGCCGGTAGTCCACGCCACCACCAGCCGACAGTTGCTCTACTCCACGCTGGATTTGTTGTTGCTGGCTCTGGGCGTTGATGCCGCCGCCGTGGAGTGCGACGTGGTTGGCAGCTTTAGCGATTTTCACTGCCTGAGACTCTTCTGGCCGGAGGGAGAAGCCTGCCTGCTGCTTCAGCGCTATCTCGATCCTGACGATCCAGATATGCATAGCCTTATCATGCACCGCCTGCTGCTGGGCTGGCCGGAAGGTCATCTTTCGCTGGAGGCGAGCTACGGCCCCGTCATCTGGTCATCCAGCCTGTTTGTCGCAGACCATCAGGAGAACGCCCACAGTCTCTACCGCAGACCGGAGATCCTGCGCGATCCGCCGGGTCTGACGCGCAGCGCGGCGCCCCTGAGCTGGCGTGACTGCTGCGAAACCGTCGGGCCGGAGGGCGTCAACTGGTTGCTACACCAGTTGCGCAGCCATCTGGCGGGCGAACATCCACCAGCGGCCTGCCAAAGCGTACATCAGATCGCGTTATCACGTTTATGGCAGCAGATTTTACGTAAGACCGGCAATGCGGAGATCAGACGCCTGACGCCGCCGCACCACGACCGGTTAGCCGGTTTCTACAACGATGATGATAAGGAGGCGCTGTGA